A region from the Aphis gossypii isolate Hap1 chromosome 1, ASM2018417v2, whole genome shotgun sequence genome encodes:
- the LOC114125492 gene encoding scoloptoxin SSD14-like isoform X3: MRYLGGLAGLGAVVLFFIFYLSHHVLNDNSIPDPEFPIPPSSMPMGLYGKIGVVSNGGPCAQIGVDVMSKGGNAVDAAIATMLCDGVLCPEYMGIGGGFMMSIYNATTKKVMTIDARETAPAAATTSMFVEDPLKSIYGGMAVAVPGELKGYSTIYNLYGGGVVSWKSLFEPAIKLCEEGMTISERLAKNLHNHEDLIKNDLLLREAFFDENTGHVKTVGEQYKLPKLAETMKIIAEEGINAIYNGSLTSILLEDLKEVNGIITKEDLANYTVNVKESFPVNLTSGHTIHVGPPPNSGIILAFILRILDGILPAPDARLDAHRFVEAFKFGYGERTHLGDHKFVNVSQIYNKVKSDSYIKSIQSKIFDNFTSSDPRYYGADYDMPENHGTANMVVTDSAGNTVVATSTLNTYFGCGFMSPSTGILLNNQMDDFSTPGVTNYYGIPSSPANFIEPGKRPLSSMCPTIFTDKNGDFVLGAGAAGGSKITISTAYVSAYKLWYNKTLKEVIDKPRIYHQLVPMEVQYEYGTTKDVVQKLMDIGHPVVRLEYGASAVTAIAKTSSGMLEVMPDFRRPGNSSGY; this comes from the exons ATGCGTTACCTAGGAGGATTGGCAGGATTAGGTGCTGTagtgttgttttttatattctacttGTCACACCATGTTCTCAACGACAACAGTATTCCCGACCCAGAATTCCCGATTCCGCCGTCGAGTATGCCGATGGGCTTGTACGGAAAGATCGGTGTTGTATCCAACGGCGGACCGTGCGCACAAATCGgagt ggATGTTATGTCGAAAGGCGGAAATGCTGTAGATGCAGCAATAGCTACAATGTTGTGTGACGGTGTACTGTGTCCTGAATACATGGGTATTGGTGGAGGATTTATGATGAGTATCTACAATGCGACAACCAAAAAAGTGATGACGATCGATGCACGTGAAACAGCTCCTGCTGCAGCAACTACATCTATGTTTGTAGAAGATCCTCTGAAATCTATATAcg GTGGAATGGCGGTTGCAGTTCCAGGAGAACTCAAAGGTTATtcgacaatttataatttatatggtgGTGGGGTCGTTTCATGGAAATCGTTATTTGAACCagctataaaattatgtgaagAAGGAATGACAATCAGTGAACGTCTAGCAAAAAACTTGCATAATCATGAAGActtgataaaaaatgatttgctactcag AGAAGctttttttgatgaaaatacaGGACACGTAAAAACAGTTGGAGAACAATATAAACTTCCAAAGTTAGCAGaaacaatgaaaattatagCAGAAGAAGGTATAAATGCCATATATAATGGTTCATTAACATCCATATTATTGGAAGATTTAAAAGAAGTGAATGGAATAATCACAAAAGAAGATTTAGCTAATTACAC AGTTAATGTCAAAGAATCTTTTCCTGTAAACTTAACAAGTGGACATACAATACATGTAGGTCCACCACCTAACTCTGGCATCATATTGGCATTTATACTCAGAATATTGGATGGGATACTACCAGCACCTGATGCTCGATTAGACGCACATCGATTTGTGGAAGCTTTCAAATTTGGGTATGGGGAAAGAACTCATTTAGGAGatcataaatttgttaatgtgtctcaa atttacaaTAAAGTAAAATCAGATAGTTACATCAAAAGTattcaaagtaaaatatttgataatttcacTTCGTCAGATCCAAGATATTATGGAGCTGATTATGACATGCCAGAAAATCATGGTACTGCTAATATGGTGGTAACAGATTCAGCAGGCAATACTGTTGTAGCTACAAGTACATTGAACACTTA ctTTGGTTGTGGTTTTATGTCTCCTAGTACcggtatacttttaaataatcaaatggaTGATTTTTCTACTCCTGGAGTCACTAACTATTATGGTATTCCATCCTCACCTGCCAATTTTATAGAACCTGGCAAGCGACCATTGTCTTCTATGTGTCCAACTATATTTACTGATAAAAACGGTGACTTTGTTCTGGGAGCGGGAGCTGCAGGAGGATCGAAAATCACTATTTCTACAGCTTAT GTGTCTGCTTACAAGTTgtggtataataaaacattaaaagaaGTGATAGACAAACCTAGAATTTACCATCAACTTGTACCTATGGAAGTTCAGTATGAATATGGAACGACTAAG gATGTAGTGCAGAAACTTATGGATATTGGCCATCCAGTAGTTAGACTAGAGTATGGAGCATCGGCGGTTACAGCTATTGCTAAAACTTCTTCAGGAATGTTAGAAGTGATGCCAGATTTCAGGCGGCCAGGAAATTCATCCggatattaa
- the LOC114125492 gene encoding scoloptoxin SSD14-like isoform X1: MNMEQTIQLTKKQIVHQFIKANRKRIDNMIFRLQSMRYLGGLAGLGAVVLFFIFYLSHHVLNDNSIPDPEFPIPPSSMPMGLYGKIGVVSNGGPCAQIGVDVMSKGGNAVDAAIATMLCDGVLCPEYMGIGGGFMMSIYNATTKKVMTIDARETAPAAATTSMFVEDPLKSIYGGMAVAVPGELKGYSTIYNLYGGGVVSWKSLFEPAIKLCEEGMTISERLAKNLHNHEDLIKNDLLLREAFFDENTGHVKTVGEQYKLPKLAETMKIIAEEGINAIYNGSLTSILLEDLKEVNGIITKEDLANYTVNVKESFPVNLTSGHTIHVGPPPNSGIILAFILRILDGILPAPDARLDAHRFVEAFKFGYGERTHLGDHKFVNVSQIYNKVKSDSYIKSIQSKIFDNFTSSDPRYYGADYDMPENHGTANMVVTDSAGNTVVATSTLNTYFGCGFMSPSTGILLNNQMDDFSTPGVTNYYGIPSSPANFIEPGKRPLSSMCPTIFTDKNGDFVLGAGAAGGSKITISTAYVSAYKLWYNKTLKEVIDKPRIYHQLVPMEVQYEYGTTKDVVQKLMDIGHPVVRLEYGASAVTAIAKTSSGMLEVMPDFRRPGNSSGY, translated from the exons ATGAATATGGAACAAACTATTCAGCTAACCAAGAAACAG attgttCATCAATTTATCAAGGCAAACAGAAAAAGAATTGACAATATGATCTTCAG attacaATCGATGCGTTACCTAGGAGGATTGGCAGGATTAGGTGCTGTagtgttgttttttatattctacttGTCACACCATGTTCTCAACGACAACAGTATTCCCGACCCAGAATTCCCGATTCCGCCGTCGAGTATGCCGATGGGCTTGTACGGAAAGATCGGTGTTGTATCCAACGGCGGACCGTGCGCACAAATCGgagt ggATGTTATGTCGAAAGGCGGAAATGCTGTAGATGCAGCAATAGCTACAATGTTGTGTGACGGTGTACTGTGTCCTGAATACATGGGTATTGGTGGAGGATTTATGATGAGTATCTACAATGCGACAACCAAAAAAGTGATGACGATCGATGCACGTGAAACAGCTCCTGCTGCAGCAACTACATCTATGTTTGTAGAAGATCCTCTGAAATCTATATAcg GTGGAATGGCGGTTGCAGTTCCAGGAGAACTCAAAGGTTATtcgacaatttataatttatatggtgGTGGGGTCGTTTCATGGAAATCGTTATTTGAACCagctataaaattatgtgaagAAGGAATGACAATCAGTGAACGTCTAGCAAAAAACTTGCATAATCATGAAGActtgataaaaaatgatttgctactcag AGAAGctttttttgatgaaaatacaGGACACGTAAAAACAGTTGGAGAACAATATAAACTTCCAAAGTTAGCAGaaacaatgaaaattatagCAGAAGAAGGTATAAATGCCATATATAATGGTTCATTAACATCCATATTATTGGAAGATTTAAAAGAAGTGAATGGAATAATCACAAAAGAAGATTTAGCTAATTACAC AGTTAATGTCAAAGAATCTTTTCCTGTAAACTTAACAAGTGGACATACAATACATGTAGGTCCACCACCTAACTCTGGCATCATATTGGCATTTATACTCAGAATATTGGATGGGATACTACCAGCACCTGATGCTCGATTAGACGCACATCGATTTGTGGAAGCTTTCAAATTTGGGTATGGGGAAAGAACTCATTTAGGAGatcataaatttgttaatgtgtctcaa atttacaaTAAAGTAAAATCAGATAGTTACATCAAAAGTattcaaagtaaaatatttgataatttcacTTCGTCAGATCCAAGATATTATGGAGCTGATTATGACATGCCAGAAAATCATGGTACTGCTAATATGGTGGTAACAGATTCAGCAGGCAATACTGTTGTAGCTACAAGTACATTGAACACTTA ctTTGGTTGTGGTTTTATGTCTCCTAGTACcggtatacttttaaataatcaaatggaTGATTTTTCTACTCCTGGAGTCACTAACTATTATGGTATTCCATCCTCACCTGCCAATTTTATAGAACCTGGCAAGCGACCATTGTCTTCTATGTGTCCAACTATATTTACTGATAAAAACGGTGACTTTGTTCTGGGAGCGGGAGCTGCAGGAGGATCGAAAATCACTATTTCTACAGCTTAT GTGTCTGCTTACAAGTTgtggtataataaaacattaaaagaaGTGATAGACAAACCTAGAATTTACCATCAACTTGTACCTATGGAAGTTCAGTATGAATATGGAACGACTAAG gATGTAGTGCAGAAACTTATGGATATTGGCCATCCAGTAGTTAGACTAGAGTATGGAGCATCGGCGGTTACAGCTATTGCTAAAACTTCTTCAGGAATGTTAGAAGTGATGCCAGATTTCAGGCGGCCAGGAAATTCATCCggatattaa
- the LOC114125492 gene encoding scoloptoxin SSD14-like isoform X2, with product MIFRLQSMRYLGGLAGLGAVVLFFIFYLSHHVLNDNSIPDPEFPIPPSSMPMGLYGKIGVVSNGGPCAQIGVDVMSKGGNAVDAAIATMLCDGVLCPEYMGIGGGFMMSIYNATTKKVMTIDARETAPAAATTSMFVEDPLKSIYGGMAVAVPGELKGYSTIYNLYGGGVVSWKSLFEPAIKLCEEGMTISERLAKNLHNHEDLIKNDLLLREAFFDENTGHVKTVGEQYKLPKLAETMKIIAEEGINAIYNGSLTSILLEDLKEVNGIITKEDLANYTVNVKESFPVNLTSGHTIHVGPPPNSGIILAFILRILDGILPAPDARLDAHRFVEAFKFGYGERTHLGDHKFVNVSQIYNKVKSDSYIKSIQSKIFDNFTSSDPRYYGADYDMPENHGTANMVVTDSAGNTVVATSTLNTYFGCGFMSPSTGILLNNQMDDFSTPGVTNYYGIPSSPANFIEPGKRPLSSMCPTIFTDKNGDFVLGAGAAGGSKITISTAYVSAYKLWYNKTLKEVIDKPRIYHQLVPMEVQYEYGTTKDVVQKLMDIGHPVVRLEYGASAVTAIAKTSSGMLEVMPDFRRPGNSSGY from the exons ATGATCTTCAG attacaATCGATGCGTTACCTAGGAGGATTGGCAGGATTAGGTGCTGTagtgttgttttttatattctacttGTCACACCATGTTCTCAACGACAACAGTATTCCCGACCCAGAATTCCCGATTCCGCCGTCGAGTATGCCGATGGGCTTGTACGGAAAGATCGGTGTTGTATCCAACGGCGGACCGTGCGCACAAATCGgagt ggATGTTATGTCGAAAGGCGGAAATGCTGTAGATGCAGCAATAGCTACAATGTTGTGTGACGGTGTACTGTGTCCTGAATACATGGGTATTGGTGGAGGATTTATGATGAGTATCTACAATGCGACAACCAAAAAAGTGATGACGATCGATGCACGTGAAACAGCTCCTGCTGCAGCAACTACATCTATGTTTGTAGAAGATCCTCTGAAATCTATATAcg GTGGAATGGCGGTTGCAGTTCCAGGAGAACTCAAAGGTTATtcgacaatttataatttatatggtgGTGGGGTCGTTTCATGGAAATCGTTATTTGAACCagctataaaattatgtgaagAAGGAATGACAATCAGTGAACGTCTAGCAAAAAACTTGCATAATCATGAAGActtgataaaaaatgatttgctactcag AGAAGctttttttgatgaaaatacaGGACACGTAAAAACAGTTGGAGAACAATATAAACTTCCAAAGTTAGCAGaaacaatgaaaattatagCAGAAGAAGGTATAAATGCCATATATAATGGTTCATTAACATCCATATTATTGGAAGATTTAAAAGAAGTGAATGGAATAATCACAAAAGAAGATTTAGCTAATTACAC AGTTAATGTCAAAGAATCTTTTCCTGTAAACTTAACAAGTGGACATACAATACATGTAGGTCCACCACCTAACTCTGGCATCATATTGGCATTTATACTCAGAATATTGGATGGGATACTACCAGCACCTGATGCTCGATTAGACGCACATCGATTTGTGGAAGCTTTCAAATTTGGGTATGGGGAAAGAACTCATTTAGGAGatcataaatttgttaatgtgtctcaa atttacaaTAAAGTAAAATCAGATAGTTACATCAAAAGTattcaaagtaaaatatttgataatttcacTTCGTCAGATCCAAGATATTATGGAGCTGATTATGACATGCCAGAAAATCATGGTACTGCTAATATGGTGGTAACAGATTCAGCAGGCAATACTGTTGTAGCTACAAGTACATTGAACACTTA ctTTGGTTGTGGTTTTATGTCTCCTAGTACcggtatacttttaaataatcaaatggaTGATTTTTCTACTCCTGGAGTCACTAACTATTATGGTATTCCATCCTCACCTGCCAATTTTATAGAACCTGGCAAGCGACCATTGTCTTCTATGTGTCCAACTATATTTACTGATAAAAACGGTGACTTTGTTCTGGGAGCGGGAGCTGCAGGAGGATCGAAAATCACTATTTCTACAGCTTAT GTGTCTGCTTACAAGTTgtggtataataaaacattaaaagaaGTGATAGACAAACCTAGAATTTACCATCAACTTGTACCTATGGAAGTTCAGTATGAATATGGAACGACTAAG gATGTAGTGCAGAAACTTATGGATATTGGCCATCCAGTAGTTAGACTAGAGTATGGAGCATCGGCGGTTACAGCTATTGCTAAAACTTCTTCAGGAATGTTAGAAGTGATGCCAGATTTCAGGCGGCCAGGAAATTCATCCggatattaa
- the LOC114125493 gene encoding SREBP regulating gene protein yields MWRAFLFSFIRRKIVLSVIFGCSLTYCIVSFLLISPRRTDTWRVPRKLDHSAFVWMSAEVDLNNSIDLSCRNTVQGREYIADDRGYICQRDDLLANNCCGTIEKRYVCDTCNADGCCVLYEHCVSCCLNPNKRKLLQTVLGKASETFRVLFSAINNHFELCLAKCRTSSQSVQHENAYLKPNKHCYTTADKIP; encoded by the exons ATGTGGAGAGcttttttattcagttttatCAGACGAAAAATTGTGTTATCAGTGATTTTTGGCTGCTCGCTAACATACTGTATTGTCAGTTTCTTATTGATT tcaCCCAGACGTACAGACACATGGCGTGTTCCAAGAAAATTGGATCACAGTGCATTTGTTTGGATGTCAGCCGAAGTCGATTTGAACAATTCAATAGATCTAAGTTGTCGAAATACTGTACAAGGCAGAGAATATATAGCAGATGACAGAG GTTACATATGTCAAAGAGACGATCTCTTAGCGAACAACTGCTGCGGAACTATCGAAAAACGTTATGTATGTGATACGTGCAACGCGGACGGCTGTTGTGTACTGTACGAACACTGTGTGTCGTGTTGCCTCAATCCCAATAAG AGAAAACTATTGCAAACCGTTCTGGGTAAGGCTTCGGAGACGTTCCGTGTGCTGTTTTCGGCGATCAATAATCATTTTGAACTGTGCTTGGCCAAATGCCGAACGAGTTCTCAGAGCGTACAACACGAAAATGCCTACTTAAAACCGAACAAACACTGTTATACGACCGCCGACAAAATACCTTAA
- the LOC114125491 gene encoding uncharacterized protein LOC114125491, translating into MEAAASVVQMTGGGGRVGMNTDMFLLPSSFTSPPGVIVTTGSPNTGVHQYAAATLTLLRRDAWVLPVLILSVLTMTLIMTFEVFVLCKTRKTEPSRRHLFLGQALLGGLFVCAAVSGLMCTQPTVLTCATVRLCTGLGYSMVFGTLLVKCVFLISLNGGVYLPAPYQALLLFFTVAIQLAIGVQWLIYSPPQLLSSQWTSSLDNSCDTKYQHMLGSMVYAAGLLLAVTVLAIKSRHIRDNYREAMYIGLAVGCTAPLCVGWAVAGLWATQPGDQDGCLALGLGATAALVLLVMFMPKGRQLAAMGRDGLYDEDKLSTLSRPASPSFFHFKPFMTPMKHTSTINTFGDRVALVAPPTYAHHYYPYCYYPHHGGGGGGAGHHGGHMQQPIYSRCPPDMCNFSGMDNSIYTTMEPTMSNNPNVFFHRSGIHPGMMY; encoded by the exons ATGGAAGCGGCAGCCAGCGTTGTACAGATGACCGGTGGCGGCGGACGGGTGGGCATGAACACGGACATGTTCCTGTTGCCGTCCTCGTTCACGTCGCCGCCGGGCGTGATCGTCACGACGGGATCGCCGAACACCGGCGTCCACCAGTACGCCGCGGCCACGCTCACCTTGTTGCGGCGCGACGCCTGGGTCCTGCCGGTGCTCATACTGTCGGTGCTCACCATGACGCTGATAATGACTTTCGAG GTGTTCGTCCTGTGCAAGACGAGAAAAACGGAGCCCAGCAGGAGACACCTGTTCCTGGGACAGGCGCTGCTGGGCGGGCTGTTCGTGTGTGCGGCGGTCAGCGGGCTCATGTGCACACAGCCGACCGTGCTGACGTGCGCCACCGTCAGGCTGTGCACCGGGCTCGGATATTCGATGGTGTTCGGCACGCTACTCGTCAAGTGCGTGTTCCTCATCAGCCTCAACGGCGGCGTGTACTTGCCCGCCCCTTACCAGGCGCTGTTGCTGTTCTTCACCGTGGCCATACAGTTGGCCATCGGCGTCCAGTGGCTCATCTACTCGCCACCACAACTCCTATCGTCCcag TGGACGAGCAGCTTGGACAACAGCTGTGACACCAAGTACCAGCACATGCTCGGCTCGATGGTGTACGCGGCCGGTCTGCTGTTGGCCGTCACCGTGTTGGCCATCAAGTCGCGGCACATACGGGACAACTATCGCGAGGCCATGTACATCGGGCTGGCCGTCGGCTGCACGGCACCGCTGTGCGTCGGCTGGGCCGTGGCCGGGCTGTGGGCCACGCAGCCGGGCGACCAGGACGGGTGCCTGGCGCTGGGCCTGGGCGCCACGGCCGCGCTCGTGTTGCTCGTCATGTTCATGCCCAAGGGCCGGCAGCTGGCCGCCATGGGCCGGGACGGTCTGTACGACGAGGACAAGCTCAGCACGCTCAGCAGGCCCGCGTCCCCGTCGTTTTTCCACTTCAAACCGTTCATGACGCCAATGAAGCACACGTCGACGATCAACACGTTCGGAG ACCGAGTGGCGCTCGTAGCCCCGCCGACGTACGCTCACCACTATTACCCGTACTGTTATTATCCGCACCACGGCGGTGGAGGCGGTGGAGCCGGCCACCACGGAGGTCACATGCAGCAGCCCATCTACTCGAGATGTCCACccg ACATGTGCAATTTTTCGGGAATGGACAACAGCATTTACACTACGATGGAGCCGACCATGTCCAACAACCCCAACGTGTTTTTCCACCGTTCCGGTATCCATCCCGGAATGATGTACTGA